CGCACCCTGGAATGAACAGGCGAGGTAATGTTCTTCATGAAAACCGATCAAAACTTACTTCGGGATCGATCTCTTTTCCTTCGAATAGGTGCTCGGCCAAATGCATTGCGCACCACGGCGCCAACAAAACACCTCGAGACCCAAGCCCATTGAATATGGCCTCATATCGTCCTGTTCTACCCAATATGGGACGACGATCTTTTGTGGCCGGCCGAACCCCTGATGAATGCTCCAGTACTTCTATCGGGAGCTTAACGAATGCCCTAAGCATGCCGAGTAGCTCTTCGCGTGCTTCTACTGTTCTACCCGTCCATACGTTGGTCCAATCGAAGGTGGAGCCAATGCGATACACATCATCGCCCAGCGGCAATATGAATACCCGCCGGTGTACCATGTTCTTGAATTCAAGACCGGGGATCCGCACCAATAATGTTTCGCCTTTCACGGGGGCTAAACCTTGCGCCGTTGAGAATGGACCCGTACAACGAACCAGCCAATGCGCTCGAACGTCACCAATGCTGATGTGATCCGGCCCAATTAGAACCTCCTCTTCTCGCACGTCACGTTCCGTGAACCGACCTTCGCCGATCAAGGTTTCTCGTTGCGCTGAAAGGGTCGCGGGAACATCCAACCATGCTGCCTGTGTTACCGTTCCATAGCCGTGCGGAGCATCGACCGGTGCTTGGTCCACATCTATTTCTGGCCTTTGAGCTATGAAAGGGGAACTTTCAGTATCCTGCATGACCCGCTCCCATTGATCGCGTTCAATGGGCGTTGGAAATACTTTGACCATAGGCAACGGATGCCAAAGATCAACGCCATTACATTCTTGCCATGACCTATAGAATGTATCAGCGATCGGCAATAATTCTCCTGCACGCCAACTCGGAATATCGCGCTTGAATACGATCGGGTTCACTACGCCTGCTGCGACCAAGGATGCGTTTCCGTTTCTTCTTTGATCGAAAACATGGATACGCGATCCACGCTGTTGAAGGACTTCTGCAAGCACTGCGCCAGCAAGGCCGTGGCCAAGTATTATCACATCATTCTGCACACACGCAAAGGTGGTGGAACTTCTTCAATGGTCCGGAACTACACGATCAACATGTTGATGTGTTACGCAGCGACCAACTGCATCATACGCTGCAGTAGTTCCTCTTGATCATACGGCTTATGGATAACGTCGCTTGTAGCACCTTCGGGCATCTTCGTGACCAAGTGCTCTATATCAAAACCAGAGATCACAATTACGGGGGTGTTGAGTCCTTCAGCATGCAACGCTTCTACGATCTCGAACCCATTGGCCTGGCGCTGGGACATCTCCAAAAGAATTACATCCGGACGTTCCGATCGTACACGCTCTACCATACCAGCGCTATCCACCAATGCAGTAACGGTCCACTGTGCTGCCACAAGTCTCTTTTCCAACAACTTGCGCACGAGTGCATCGTCTTCTATTAGGATAACGTGTGGCATGGTAGCGAAGGTTGCATTTGTATACGCGTCGCTTCACCATATGGTTCCGGATCACGGGGTCAGCGCATAACCGTACAATTAAAAAACCACCCGAACTGCTTGCTCTTAAAATGACGAAATGGTCTTAAATGCTTGCGTGGCCATTTCCCTCTTCTGGTGCGTCCAGGAATGTGTCGGGATCGGGTTCCACAGCACTTAGGTCATGGTTCTTTCCATTCATCAAAAGGCCTAACATCATGATCAAACTGGAGGTCAGGATAACGACCAGAAGCAAACTGCCATCCCGACCGGGTATGTGCAAGGCCTCCGGGATGTTATAAGCCAAAAGAACAGTGATCAACCCGCGCGGTGCTACCAAGGTGATCGTTCGAAGGCCTTTTACCTTGAACGATGTTGCAACCGCAAGACGAACGATGTATAGGATGCCGATAAGGGCAGCTCCCAAAAGGATCACATCGATATCCATGAGCCGCATGACGTCAATGGTAAGGCCGAAAACGATAAAGAAGAAGGTGCGCACAACGAATGCGGTTTCAGCGGTAACCAAGTGAAGCTCACTTTCAATGTTCTTCATGCTCCAGGTTCCCATCATGCGTGCTAAGCGCCCCCTGAAAATGAAGCTCTGATTACTCACCATTAAACCAAAGATCAGAATGATCAGTAGGGATGACAGGTGCAGCTTTTTCCCAACTGCATAAAGCAACATCAGCGTAGCGATCAATAGAAAGAATTTCACTTTGGTCTTGATCCGCTGAAAGACCCACAGCAAAGCCATACCGGCGACCACGGAAACAATAATGGTCAACACCACATTGCTGATCAGACCGAAGGCCATGTCGACCGAGGTGGACCCTCCGTGATCCTCGATCAGGAAATAGAACAACATGATCCCCAGAATATCAGAGAACGTTGCTTCATAGATGAGGAACTCTTTAACGTCCTTCTGCAAATTAGCCACGCTAGGCAGAACAATGGCGCTGCTTACAATGGAGAGTGGTATGGCATAGACCATGCATTTGTACAGTTCCGCACCGGTGTAATACTGGATCAAGAATGTTATGCCTACTGCTGTTATCAACATGGTGAACAGTGCTACGAAAAAGGATCGAACGATCATTCCCATTCTATCCGGAGTGAGTTTCAGGTCCAACGCTGCTTCCAGCACGATCATGATCAATCCGGAAATTCCTAAGATGTTCAACGCTTGTGACACCAAGGGGCCGGGAGTGTATGACCCATAATAGGCGATCACCTGATGCATCGCCAACCCTAGCACGATGAGCATGAATACACTCGGGATATTCGTCGCCTTGGCAAGCAAATTGAACATGTGCGATACGATGATCGCAACACATGCAATGATGATGAATATGTAGGGATCCATGGTCACGGTCAGGCGGGTTCGGTGGTGAATGTATTACAACCCGCTCAGGCGTCCACTTTGATGCCCTTAAAGATCCAGAACTTTTGACCGATGAAATTCACGGCTGAACAGAATCCGGTCGCACCAATGAACGCGACCAAGTACTTTTTCGGTACAGCAGCGAATAGCTCTTGCTCATGCAACATGTACAACAACAAGGAGTTTATGCTGACATTGAGGACCAGTGACACCCCATACGTAAGCAGGAACTTTACTAAACGGCGATTGCTCCGGTCCTTACGGCGCCACGTCCAACGCTTATTCAAGGAATAGGTAACCGTTAACCCACAGAGGAACGACAGTGTTTTACTCACTGCTTCGTTATTCATGATTCCGAAAAGATCCTCGGTAATTATCTGTAGGAATGCTGTGTAACATGCAAGGTCAGTAAGCACGGCCAACACACCAATAATGATGAACTTAGTGAGCTGCTTCTTATTTTCTGACAGCGAATCGAGCATCCTATTCCGTAGATCTTCCTATCAGTTGTTCAGCCCTTTGAAAAGGTCATTACCATTGGCGAACAACATTAGGCCAAGCAACAGGACCATGCCGACCATTTGGGCTACTTCCATAACGCGCTGTGGGGCTGGTTTTCCAACGACCATTTCGTAAAGTAGGAACATCACATGGCCGCCATCCAATGCAGGGATCGGAAGCAAGTTCATGAATGCCAAGATAATACTCAACAACGCCGTAAGGCTCCAGAATGCTTGCCAATTCCATGTGGATGGGAACATACTTCCAATGGATCCGAAACCACCGATCTGACTAGCGCCAGCTTTGGAGAACAACAACTTCAATGAGCTAACGTAACCCGTAAGCGTATTCATGGCAAGCGAGATCCCGGCAGGAATTGATTCTCCGAAACTGAAGGTCTCATGACCATAATTGAAATAGGTATCAGGCGAACGATTTCCAATTCCGATCGTGCCTTCTTCGCTCACTTTAACGGTTATGGCAATGGGCGCTCCGTCCCGTTGGACCTTCAAGGTTACTTCAGCTCCTTTATGCTCAGCAAGCGCTTTTCGGAAATCACCGAAGAATTTAGTATCAGTGCTGTTGACGGCCAGCATCACATCATTTTTTTTGACCCCCGCCGCTTCTGCATTATCTCCTACCATGACCGTATCCACAATGAAAGGGATGCGAATTCCGAAAAGTTCTTTCTCTCCCGAATTCAGGATCTTGTCACTCACATCCGGACTGAGCTTCACTTCCTGTTCAGTTCCGTTGCGCTCTACTGTCAGCGTATGCGCATCGGTCAATAGAATGTCCTTGGTGAGTTCCTCCAATGTTCTAGGTGTGCGACCATCCAACTTCAACAACCGATCGCCTTCCTGCACCCCTTCTGCTTTCATTACTTCGCTCGGGTGTATGCCGTATTTTACTTCACTTAGCGGAAGGAAATCACGCCCCCAAACGAAGAGCACCATCGTATAGATCAGCATGCCCAGGATCAAGTTCACCGTAACACCACCGACCATAACGATCAAGCGTTGCCAAGCGGGTTTGCTTCGGAACTCCCACGGCTCAGGTGGTTTGGCCATCTGTTCCTTATCCATGCTCTCATCGACCATGCCGCTGATCTTCACGTAGCCACCCAACGGCAACCACCCAATACCATATTCAGTACCGCCTTTATTCACTTTGAAAAGCGAGAACCACGGGTCGAAAAAGAGATAGAATTTCTCCACGCGGATCTTGAACCAACGGGCCGGGATGAAATGCCCCAGCTCGTGCAATATCACAATGATGGAAAGGCTAAGAATTAGCTGGGCTGCTTTGATCAATATGTCCATTAAGCGGGTACTCGTGTTCTCGCCACCCTACGCGTTTCCGCATCGGTGGCCTCCAGGTCTTCAAGCAACTGGATTTTGTGAAATGGCACGGTGGCCAAACAGTGTTCAATTAGGTCGCTCATTTCCAAAAAACCGATACGGTCCTTCAGAAAATGCTCTACGGCTACTTCATTCGCGGCGTTGAGAATGCACGGTGCGTTGCCGCCTTTTTCCATTGCATCCAATGCCAATGCCAAATTGCGGAACGTTTTCAGGTCCGGTTGTTCGAAGGTGAGTGAACTGTATTGTGCAAAGTCAAGCCGGGGCCAATTCGTAGGCAGTCGTTCCGGATAAGCCAGTGCGTACTGGATCGGCAACTTCATGTCAGGCAGGCCCATCTGGGCTTTCATGCTGCCATCGCGGAACTGCACCATGCTGTGGATGATGCTCTGCGGATGAACGATGATCTCGATCTGTTCCGGTTTCAAATTGAATAGCCACTTGGCCTCGATGGCCTCAAGGCCTTTGTTCATCAGGCTTGCGCTGTCGATGGTCACCTTTGCACCCATCTCCCAATTGGGATGCTTCAAAGCCTGGGCCTTGGTGACGGTCGCCAATTCCTCACGGGTCCAGCCCCTGAACGGGCCACCGCTTGCCGTAAGAACGACCTTCTCGATCGGGTTGTTCCACTCCCCTGCCATGCATTGGAAAATAGCGCTATGCTCACTATCCACCGGATAGATGTTCACACCCTTTTCTTTCGCGGCCTTCGTTACCATATCACCTGCAACTACAAGTGTTTCCTTATTCGCCAACGCAATGTGCTTTCCGGCTTCGATCGCTGCCAAAGTGGGGCGCAGACCGGCAATACCGACAAGCGCCGTTAGTACCACTTCAATCTCTTGCATCTGCACGGCCTGCTCCAACGCTTCCGCTCCAGCATACACTTTGATCCCTTGCGGAAACAGCAGGTCCCTGATCTCAGATAGTCGCGCCTGATCACCGATCACCACCGCATTCGGCTTGAATTCAAGTGCTTGCTTCACAAGAAGATCACAGTTCATGCCACATGTAAGCAGTTCCACTTGGAAATGCTCCGGGTTGGTGCGCACCACTTCCAAGGCTTGTGTACCTATGGAACCAGTGGAACCGAGTATGGCAATGGTCTTGGGCATTTGTCCTGTTCTGGAAACAGTCTGCTATGAACCTAGACCTATCCTTGATTTTTAGACAAGGTGCAAAGGTCGGGTTTATTGGCGGTTCCGAAGTCGGGCATCTTAAGCCTAGCATATCTGCAACGTACTCCGATCGAAATTGTGGTCGCCAAGGAAAAAGCCGGACTTCAAGAATATTCACTGTTCAGCTAACTACGACCAGAGCTATTTGGCGGCTGCACGTCTAAGCCGATCGTTGATCGCTCGACCGAGACCTTGTTCGGGAAACACTTCAGCCAAGATCACTTCTGAATCCGAGCGATCAAGGTCACGCAGTACACTGAACAGATTCCGCGCTGCCTCATTCAGATCACCACCAGCTGATAACCGTTCACATCGCCAAGCCGGGTACTCCGCGCTCAATGAGATCACAGCAACACGTTGTCCTTGATGCGCGACAAGTAGTTCATGTACATCACCAACGTACACGGGCTTCCGCGGGGCATAATGGCTGTCCAACATACCAGGAGCGACTGGGGTAACGGTCCGTTTCGCGGTGGATATTGATCCGATCACCGCCTCCAATTCTTCAACCGTAATTCCACCCGGGCGGTACAACACCCAATGTCCTTCTATACTTTTACCGCTCTGCTCCCATCCTAAAATGGTGCTTTCAACACCTACTGTACATGAACCGCCATCCAAGATGTATGGCACGTGCTCGCCCAACTGATCTGCAACATGTTGTGCCGTGGTCGGGCTCACATAGCCGAACGGATTAGCACTTGGAGCAGCAAGTGGAAAGGGCAAGGTCCGCAATAACTCCAAGGCCACGGGATGCGCTGGCATGCGTATTCCAACAGTGTTCAATCCACTGGTAACCAGGTCCGGTACCAGTGCTGTTTTGGGTAACACCAAGGTCAACGGGCCGGGCCAGAATGCGTCCATCAACTGTATTGCTCCTGTTGGTAGTTCGCTCACAATGCCTGGAACCTGTTCTCTGTCATGCACATGTACAATTAGCGGGTCGAAGGCAGGTCGTTGCTTCGCTTGAAAGATCTTCAGGACAGCGTCGGGGTCGAACGCATTTGCCGCTAGGCCATAAACCGTTTCGGTGGGGATCGCGACGAGCTCTCCCTTACGGAGCAGGTCTGCTGCATGATGTATATCGGTGCCGATAACGGACATTGGGCGCGAAGGTCGGGCGAAATTGGACGTTACGTCGTGTGTAGGATCTAGATGTAGCAGAACGCGAAGTCAGAGTTTGTTCTTTTTGATCGTAGAGTTTTAACGCAGGCGCAGACCTAAGGCAAGAAGGATTTTGACCGAACATGGCCTGTAATGAAAATGTTCTCGAGGAAAGGTGTTAATGGAAAAACAAATAAGAAAACCAACCCGTAAACTACTGATAGTAAATTACTTGTGCACATAGAGAACGGTTGATCACAAACTATTTTTAATTTATGATGTCAGGGTTTGTTTAGCCTTGCGACCAAATGATTAAACAGGTGGTCCGGTTTTTGATCACTATCGTAATTAAAAAGCAATCCTAAACACGTTGACCATGCCACGAGCAAGAAAAAAACTGATCCTTACCCAGCCCATCAAAGAAGGGCTTAAAGCCATCAAGGTCCGACTGGACCATCGCACTGTCATTACCCTCGCCAACATTAAGGCACTTGACTTTTGGAAGCAGCGCTACCCGAAAGCGGAGGTGATATCGTAATACCGGAAACCTTCTTGATGATGCAGGTCTCAAAAATTTGGTGACCAAGCCCATTGTCTTTGGTGACGTGGCGCGTCTCGTTTCGGACATTCGGTTCTGGCTGGCTCTGGTACTTGTGAACCGGTTCGTCGGCATTACCGACCCACCTATTGAGGCTACGCACAGTTGGCGCCAAACGTTCACCAACATGGTGGCGCGCAATATGGCCGAAAGAGATATCGATCTTCTTCATCCAAGAACGGACCTTGCCGGTGAGCGCGTGTATCGCTACTCTCCCGGCACGAACCGCCGATCATTCGCCAAGCGGGGCACCTTGCTCTGCGCATCGTTCATGCCACGTGCTTTCATCCAATTAGCGAACGTACCGCGGGGTAGTGAACGGATCACTAAAGGGCGCAGTACACTTCCGGTGATCAGGTCCTTGTAATACGGGTTGCGCTTTTGAAGTGCTGTGTCGATGGCTAATGCGAACTTTTCCAAATCGGCAGGAAGTGCGGCAAACTCAATGTGCCACTCGTGAAAAGGCAAGCCTTGGGTCGGAGCAAGTTCCGGAGCAACCGTGAACTCCGCTACTTCGCATGGGATGCTAGCCATGGCATCTTTCAATGCGCCTTCCACTTCTTCGGCAATAACGTGTTCCCCAAAAGCACTGGTGTAATGTTTGGTACGGCCGGTTACCACAATGCGTGGTGGCGTAAGCGAAACGAATTTGATGGTGTCACCGATCTCGTATCCCCAGAGGCCAGCATTTGTATAGAGCACGAGTGCATAATTCACACCAACTTTCACCTCTGCGATGGACAACACACGAGTCGCATTGTCTTCTGCAACCGTCCCTTGTTCCTTTCCAAGTTCCAAGAATCCGTAATAAATGCCGTTGTCCACTACAAGCAATAATCCCTCTTCGTTGGTCTTATCCTGGTATGCAATGAATCCTTCGCTGGCAGGAAATAGCTCAATACTTGGAACTGATCCACCGATAAGCGTTTCCATTCTACTTCGGTATGGTGAATAGTTCACGCCTCCATAGACGAACAATGAGAAGTTGGGGAATACCTCCCGCACATTCTTTTTTCCGGTCCGCGCCAACAACCGTTCGAAATACATCTGCACCCACGCTGGTATGCCGCTTATCAACCGCATATCCTCGGTCATGGTCTCGGAAACGATGGCTTCAACTTTCGATTCCCAATCCGGTATGCTGTTCGTGGCCATACCCGGCATGCGATTCTTCAACAGATAGCTCGGTACATGGTTGGCAACAATACCACTCAACCGTCCCGTTGGGATCATGTGGGTATGGTCGAGAACCGGGCTACCCTGCAGGAAGATCATCTTCCCATCCACGAAATTAGCCTTGCCACTGTGGTGCATATAAGCAAGCAAAGCGCGCCTTGCACTGTCAATGTGATTCGGCAAACTCTCTTTGGTGATGGGTATGTATTTCGCTCCGCTAGTGGTTCCACTGGTCTTGCATAGATAGAGCGGTCTGCCGGGCCATAGCACATCCTCTTCACCTGCAACGATCCGATCGATGTACGGTTTCAACGCTTCGTAATCGCGCAACGGAACAGCCTGTTGAAGTCCAATGTGATCATCCACTTCATCCAGCCGATGATCCTTCCCGAATGCCGTTGGATCACCTCCAGCAAGCAAGCCACGCAACACTTTTTTCTGTGCAGCCAAAGGGTCCATGGCCCGCCGCATCACATCGCGCGTTGCGATGCCTGCGTATGCTTTAGCTATGGAAGACTTGAATGACATTTACATTACTCCCTTCGGTCGATCGTTAATTCCTCCCGCCCAAAGTGGCGGGATTCCTAAGTCCCTTGGTTCTGTCTTCTACTTTGTTTAGGCCTTGGGCCTTCAGTTTTCCTGACCTGAACGATCGGGATCGATTCCTGATTCCTGAGTTCAGCGCTTTGGGTTTGATATGGCTTTGGATGGTTTCGTCTACGGCTGTGGCTATTACCTCCCAACGACTAAATTGAAGATAGATAAAATCACCGGGAATTAGAAATCAGGAATCAGGAATTCATTTATTGAAACACCATATAAGCTTGCGGGTCCACTGGTTCTCCGTTCAACCACAATTCGAAATGCAAATGCGGCCCCGTAGTTAACTCACCGCTGTTCCCTACTATCGCAATGGCCTCCCCAGCTCGTACCTTGTCTCCTGTCTTTTTCAACAACACACTATTGTGCTTGTACACGCTGATCAGGTCGAATCTGTGCTGGATCTGCAGTACATGACCTCCATCCGTTGTCCAGCTGCTCATGATCACTGTGCCATCCAAACACGCCTTAACTGCCGCATCGGCACTAGCAACAATGTCGATCCCAAAATGCTCCTGTCCCACCTCGAATGGCGATGTAACGATGCCTCGTAAGGGCGGAAAAAAGAAAATACTGCTCAAGCTTCTCCTGTCAGATGTGCCTTTCCCCTCGGTTAAGCTATACGCTTCTTCTTTAGCATTTCGGGCCCGCAACACACTATCCGCCTTACTCGGTGCGAGGTCAGCCGCCTCGGGTATTTTAACCGGAGTGAACAACGTAGCACTGTCAGCTGGCAACTCACCGCTCAGAACGTTGCGTAGATTCTGTAGATAGAGGTCGCGTATTGCAACCTCCGTTTCCAACGAATCTGCTAGAAGCGTGCTCCTATACGCATTCAGTTTGGTCTGTTGGTCGCTATATCCCGGAATGTATTTCTTCAACGGAGTGAACACGATGACTGCAGTGACGAAAGCGGCATGTATGGTAAAGGCTGCAAGTGCCAATAGCAGTACATTCATCCGGGTCAATCGTATGCTCAACCGCTCCTCGAACGTAGCGTCGTTGATGAGCATCAACCGGTACTTATCCCGCAACTTGGCGGACCAAGTACTGAACTTACTCTTCTTTTCCGCCTTTGGTGTTACGGTTGCCATACCCCCGCAAAGGTGGGAATAGATGTGATAAGCCAACATACCAAGTGTGGACAGCATCAATAGAATGCAAATTGAACGCTCTCGCAGTGGGGTCAGGACCAGTTGAATTCCCAGTATTGAGGCTGGTCACCATTTTTTGCAGCGGTCTATCCCGGACCAATGAAATATCTTCGCCCTTTCGTAGTTATGGAACCGTTAAAGGTGACAAGAGCCACTAAATATTACGTGAAATGGATGTCAGGTCTATTCATGGTTGCACTCATAACGGGCTGCTCACCAGAAAAGGACGCCTTTCTTAACCGTGCTTTCCATCGTTTGAACTCGCGTGATAACGGGTGGTTCAACGCCAATGAGATCCAGAAAGAAACGGTACGGACCATTGAAGATACTTATGAGGACGACTATGATAAGGTCCTACCGCTTTTCGTTTATGGTTCCGTCGAGCAAAAAACCTCAGCAACTCCCGATCTGGAGAAATGCATTGATAAATGTTCGCTGGTCATCGAACGGCATTCCATGGATATCGAAGGCAAACAACGGAACAGCTGGATCGATGATGCCTACTTCGTGATCGCCAAAAGTCAATTCTACAAAGGCAATTATTACGAGGCCGAGCGTGGATTCGCGTACATCGCTCGCCGATTCAAGGGAGAAAACAAACAACTGGAAGGAAAGATCTGGCTAGCCCGTACCGCCATTGAACTGGAACAATTCGGCAAGGCACAGACCGCCTTGGACCAAGTAACGGAAGAGAAAAAACTCCCTAAGAAATTCGACCACGGTGAGTTGAGCGCCGTGTATGCCGAGCTGAACCTGAAGCGCGGAAAGATCGACGATGCGATCATTCATCTGGAGCGTGCCGTGGATCAGGCAGAAGCCAAGCGGGAGCGCATCCGCTGGGCCTTTATTCTTGCTCAACTCTATGATGTTAAGGGTCAAGAGGAGAAAGCAATTAAGCAGTTCGCATCCGTGGTTAAAATGGGGCCACCTTATGAAATGGCATTCCACGCGCAGATCTTTCAGGCATTGGCATACAAACGCGGCGATAGTAAAACGCTGCGTAAAAAGCTGCGAGGAATGCTGCGTGATGACAAGAATGTCGATCACTTTGACATGATCCATTATGCGATCGCGGATCTGGACCTTAAGGATAGGATGGATT
The nucleotide sequence above comes from Flavobacteriales bacterium. Encoded proteins:
- a CDS encoding GH3 auxin-responsive promoter family protein codes for the protein MSFKSSIAKAYAGIATRDVMRRAMDPLAAQKKVLRGLLAGGDPTAFGKDHRLDEVDDHIGLQQAVPLRDYEALKPYIDRIVAGEEDVLWPGRPLYLCKTSGTTSGAKYIPITKESLPNHIDSARRALLAYMHHSGKANFVDGKMIFLQGSPVLDHTHMIPTGRLSGIVANHVPSYLLKNRMPGMATNSIPDWESKVEAIVSETMTEDMRLISGIPAWVQMYFERLLARTGKKNVREVFPNFSLFVYGGVNYSPYRSRMETLIGGSVPSIELFPASEGFIAYQDKTNEEGLLLVVDNGIYYGFLELGKEQGTVAEDNATRVLSIAEVKVGVNYALVLYTNAGLWGYEIGDTIKFVSLTPPRIVVTGRTKHYTSAFGEHVIAEEVEGALKDAMASIPCEVAEFTVAPELAPTQGLPFHEWHIEFAALPADLEKFALAIDTALQKRNPYYKDLITGSVLRPLVIRSLPRGTFANWMKARGMNDAQSKVPRLANDRRFVPGE
- a CDS encoding 1-deoxy-D-xylulose-5-phosphate reductoisomerase yields the protein MPKTIAILGSTGSIGTQALEVVRTNPEHFQVELLTCGMNCDLLVKQALEFKPNAVVIGDQARLSEIRDLLFPQGIKVYAGAEALEQAVQMQEIEVVLTALVGIAGLRPTLAAIEAGKHIALANKETLVVAGDMVTKAAKEKGVNIYPVDSEHSAIFQCMAGEWNNPIEKVVLTASGGPFRGWTREELATVTKAQALKHPNWEMGAKVTIDSASLMNKGLEAIEAKWLFNLKPEQIEIIVHPQSIIHSMVQFRDGSMKAQMGLPDMKLPIQYALAYPERLPTNWPRLDFAQYSSLTFEQPDLKTFRNLALALDAMEKGGNAPCILNAANEVAVEHFLKDRIGFLEMSDLIEHCLATVPFHKIQLLEDLEATDAETRRVARTRVPA
- the rseP gene encoding RIP metalloprotease RseP; its protein translation is MDILIKAAQLILSLSIIVILHELGHFIPARWFKIRVEKFYLFFDPWFSLFKVNKGGTEYGIGWLPLGGYVKISGMVDESMDKEQMAKPPEPWEFRSKPAWQRLIVMVGGVTVNLILGMLIYTMVLFVWGRDFLPLSEVKYGIHPSEVMKAEGVQEGDRLLKLDGRTPRTLEELTKDILLTDAHTLTVERNGTEQEVKLSPDVSDKILNSGEKELFGIRIPFIVDTVMVGDNAEAAGVKKNDVMLAVNSTDTKFFGDFRKALAEHKGAEVTLKVQRDGAPIAITVKVSEEGTIGIGNRSPDTYFNYGHETFSFGESIPAGISLAMNTLTGYVSSLKLLFSKAGASQIGGFGSIGSMFPSTWNWQAFWSLTALLSIILAFMNLLPIPALDGGHVMFLLYEMVVGKPAPQRVMEVAQMVGMVLLLGLMLFANGNDLFKGLNN
- a CDS encoding M23 family metallopeptidase, producing MLSTLGMLAYHIYSHLCGGMATVTPKAEKKSKFSTWSAKLRDKYRLMLINDATFEERLSIRLTRMNVLLLALAAFTIHAAFVTAVIVFTPLKKYIPGYSDQQTKLNAYRSTLLADSLETEVAIRDLYLQNLRNVLSGELPADSATLFTPVKIPEAADLAPSKADSVLRARNAKEEAYSLTEGKGTSDRRSLSSIFFFPPLRGIVTSPFEVGQEHFGIDIVASADAAVKACLDGTVIMSSWTTDGGHVLQIQHRFDLISVYKHNSVLLKKTGDKVRAGEAIAIVGNSGELTTGPHLHFELWLNGEPVDPQAYMVFQ
- a CDS encoding FAD-binding oxidoreductase gives rise to the protein MQNDVIILGHGLAGAVLAEVLQQRGSRIHVFDQRRNGNASLVAAGVVNPIVFKRDIPSWRAGELLPIADTFYRSWQECNGVDLWHPLPMVKVFPTPIERDQWERVMQDTESSPFIAQRPEIDVDQAPVDAPHGYGTVTQAAWLDVPATLSAQRETLIGEGRFTERDVREEEVLIGPDHISIGDVRAHWLVRCTGPFSTAQGLAPVKGETLLVRIPGLEFKNMVHRRVFILPLGDDVYRIGSTFDWTNVWTGRTVEAREELLGMLRAFVKLPIEVLEHSSGVRPATKDRRPILGRTGRYEAIFNGLGSRGVLLAPWCAMHLAEHLFEGKEIDPEVSFDRFS
- a CDS encoding threonylcarbamoyl-AMP synthase, producing the protein MSVIGTDIHHAADLLRKGELVAIPTETVYGLAANAFDPDAVLKIFQAKQRPAFDPLIVHVHDREQVPGIVSELPTGAIQLMDAFWPGPLTLVLPKTALVPDLVTSGLNTVGIRMPAHPVALELLRTLPFPLAAPSANPFGYVSPTTAQHVADQLGEHVPYILDGGSCTVGVESTILGWEQSGKSIEGHWVLYRPGGITVEELEAVIGSISTAKRTVTPVAPGMLDSHYAPRKPVYVGDVHELLVAHQGQRVAVISLSAEYPAWRCERLSAGGDLNEAARNLFSVLRDLDRSDSEVILAEVFPEQGLGRAINDRLRRAAAK
- a CDS encoding response regulator, which translates into the protein MPHVILIEDDALVRKLLEKRLVAAQWTVTALVDSAGMVERVRSERPDVILLEMSQRQANGFEIVEALHAEGLNTPVIVISGFDIEHLVTKMPEGATSDVIHKPYDQEELLQRMMQLVAA
- a CDS encoding cation:proton antiporter, which produces MDPYIFIIIACVAIIVSHMFNLLAKATNIPSVFMLIVLGLAMHQVIAYYGSYTPGPLVSQALNILGISGLIMIVLEAALDLKLTPDRMGMIVRSFFVALFTMLITAVGITFLIQYYTGAELYKCMVYAIPLSIVSSAIVLPSVANLQKDVKEFLIYEATFSDILGIMLFYFLIEDHGGSTSVDMAFGLISNVVLTIIVSVVAGMALLWVFQRIKTKVKFFLLIATLMLLYAVGKKLHLSSLLIILIFGLMVSNQSFIFRGRLARMMGTWSMKNIESELHLVTAETAFVVRTFFFIVFGLTIDVMRLMDIDVILLGAALIGILYIVRLAVATSFKVKGLRTITLVAPRGLITVLLAYNIPEALHIPGRDGSLLLVVILTSSLIMMLGLLMNGKNHDLSAVEPDPDTFLDAPEEGNGHASI
- a CDS encoding GtrA family protein; amino-acid sequence: MLDSLSENKKQLTKFIIIGVLAVLTDLACYTAFLQIITEDLFGIMNNEAVSKTLSFLCGLTVTYSLNKRWTWRRKDRSNRRLVKFLLTYGVSLVLNVSINSLLLYMLHEQELFAAVPKKYLVAFIGATGFCSAVNFIGQKFWIFKGIKVDA